AGATCATGCGTTGGATTCGATTTCGAGATAGAAACCTTAGAAAAAAATTCTCCATCTTAAAACACCAAGATTTTTTAGGCGCTCTGATCACATTCGGATCTGCGGCTTTGATGATTCTTACTGCGGGACTTTATATCGCAAATGTGATCCCTGCTTGGGCGACGATCGTTACGAACGCGATCCTCGCTTCCCTCTTACACGAGATCGAACACGATACGATTCATAATCTCTATTTCAAAGACAACGAACGAGTTCAGAATCTCATCTTCTGGACCGTCTGGATCTTTCGAGGAAACACGATCAGTCCCTGGTATCGAAGAATGATCCACACTCTACACCATAAGGTTTCGGGAAACAAAGACGATATCGAGGAAAGATTGATAGGAAACGGAATGAAGGCGGGACTAACTCGTTTTTTGGCGATGATCGACGGAAACATCTCCGCGATTCTCAACTTTAGAAAGTTGGTCAAGGACGCACCGAAGTTTAAGAGAAAGGAAATCGTGAGAGAAAGCTGGCCCTGGCTCGTCGTCTATTACACGCTCTGGTACAACTTCCTCGGATTGAATCTGATCTTCTACGGTAAACAATTCTTTGGTTCTTCGGTTTCCCTTCCCTTTCCTGAACTTTTAGAATCGACTCGCTCCTTTCTCAATGTCGTTGCGGTGGTTTATATGATTCCCAACTGGATCCGTCAATCGAGCATTCAAATCGTCTCTTCCAATATGCACTACTACGGAGACGTAAAAAATATCAATCAGCAAACTCAGGTCTTGAACGCTTGGTTCTTAGCCCCACTCCATATCTTCTGTTTTAACTTCGGAAGCACTCACGGAATCCATCACTTCGTCGTAAATCAACCCTTTTATCTCAGACAGATGGTCGCTCCCTTCGTTCATCCCGCGATGAAACGATATGGAATTCGATTTAACGATTTTGAAAGTATGCTCCGAGCCAACCGTTATTTCCCGATCGAATCCCAGGTCGCCTAACAAGAAGGAACCTTTCCGTTTTCTTCGGAATCGGAAAGGTCTTTTTTACAAACTCAAAACAGTTTCTTCTCTTTTTCGTTTTTCTTTTGTTTTAAAAAAACCAATTTTGTTTTCCAGGAGAATGCTTTCTCGTCTTTTGGTTGAAGAGTCAGCATGTCCTCCGAATCCAAAACAAAAACATTCCTGGAATTCCAATTCGCGATGCTTCTCATCAGCGGAAATATCCTCTTCGCAAAATTGATCGACGAAAGCGTCTGGATGATCACGTTCAGTAGAACCGTCTTCGCGAGTGCGGGGTTGTATCTCTTCTTAAAATGGAGGGGAAAGCCCGTTTTTTTTACCGTTACATCGGAGAATCTGGCTTCCCTGGGAAGCGGAGTTCTTTTGGCGATTCACTGGATCAGTTTTTTTGCTTCGGCAAGACTCGCCTCTCCAGCGATCGCCGTTCTCACCTTGTTTACACATCCGGTGATCACGGTCTTTATCGAACCGATCTACTTTGCAACTCGTCCGAAAAAGACGGATCTCTTTCTTGCACTTCTCGTTCTTTTAGGAGTGGGAATTCTGATCCCGGACTTGAAACCGGGGAACGATTTGTTTTTAGGAATCCTCTCCGGACTTTTTTCAGCGTTCACTTTTTCTTTTCGAAATCTGATCACCAAGAAATTTCTTTCTCATCACGGAAGCGCTCAAGTGATGTTTATACAATCGCTTACGGCCGCGTTTTTTCTCGCGCCGGTTTGTTATTGGGATCCGATTCCTACGAACTTTCATTCTCTCGGACTCATGATTCTACTAGGAACGTTTTTTACCGCGTTCGCACATACACTTTACGTAAAGTCTATGTTTCAACTAAAGTTAAAGACGGCGGGCATCCTTTCGAGCATCCAACCCGTATATTCCATTCTTCTCGCATGGGTGATATTAGGCGACATTCCCGGTTACCGAGAAATTACAGGAGGTGTTTTGATTCTTGTCGCGGGAACCTTGGAAACCATTCGTTTCAAAAAGGACGTTCCCTAAGATGAATTTGGATCTGGCTTTGATCGATTCCAGCGCGCCTTTTTTCGTAAAGGCTCCCGGTAAATCGTTGAACTGGTCCAAGGCTCCCATCGGTCTTTTGGAAAAAAACCAAGAGTTCAGAAAAAAAACTCATAAGAAGATACGAGAGAATTTCGATTCGTACGTAAAAAAAGTGAGTACGATGGGATACAATGCGATCTCGATCGATGAACTTTCTTTTCTTACCGACTTCCCTTTTTATCCGGAGAACCTTCGTTCCAAAATCCAATCCTATCAAAAATCCTATCGTAAACTTTTTAAGACCGCGAAGAAGAACGGAATGAAAGTTTTTCTCACGAGCGACTTTCTCTTTTCAAACACGAGCATCGAACAGGAAACAGGAGGAAGTTTTGACAAGGTCGTTTCCCTTTTTTATTCCGCGCTGGAAAAACTCTTTTCCGAATTCGAAAACATAGACGGAATCATCTTAAGAATCGGGGAATCGGACGGAGTCGACGTAAAGGGAGATTTCAGAAGTCGACTTTTTTTAAAAACTCCGGAGGACGCGAATCGTCTTCTAAAGGAAATCCTTCCCTTATTCAAAAAACATTCCAAAAAATTAATATTTAGAACCTGGACGATAGGCGCTTATCCGATCGGAGACCTCATTTGGAATAAAATAACCTATGAGAAAGTTTTTTTAGGCGTTCCGACGGACAATCTGATCATTTCGATGAAATACGGAGAGGGGGATTTTTTCCGCTATCTAAATCTCAATTCCCTCTTCTTTCAAGACGACAGACCGAAGCTCGTGGAATTCCAAGCGAGAAGAGAATACGAAGGTTTTGGAGAATTTCCGTCTTTTGTAGGTTGGCAATACGCGGCTTACAAAGAGGAGCTAAAAAACGCGAAAAATTTGGTGGGATTCAGCGTTTGGTGTCAAACAGGAGGTTGGTCCTCCTTCAAAAACATTACGTTTTTAAAGAATACTTCCTACTGGAACGAGCTCAACACCTTTGTTTGTATCGGTCTTTTCCGAAAGAATTGGAGCGTAAAAAAGAGTCTTCGTAAATTTTACGGCAAAAAAAATCTCACGGATCTGATTCGATTCTTACGCCTTTCGGAAGACGTGATCTTAAACCTTCTCTACGATCCGGAATTTGCGAAACAACAACTCTATATACACAGAGTTAGGATTCCACCGCTACTTCATATCACGTGGGATCGTGTCACGATCAGCGATCATTTTAGAATTCTCTACTATTCTTTTTGTGAAAACAGGGAAAGATCCGTGGAAGTCGGATACAAGGCGATCGAATGTCTCAACGAAATGGGAAGAATCGCAAAAAGAATTTCTTTACCGTACGACTTTCGTTTTCAGTACGATACGTTTCAGCTCTTTGCCTTCTGCAGAGAACTACTTTATCTTCCGGATCCAGAAAGACAACACTACCTCCTAGAAGAGACGATTCACCTCGCGAATATCTACGCGGAAAATTATCCAGACGCTTATAAATTTAGAATTCTTTCTCGTAAAAGAATTCCGGGATTTATGTCTAAACTTTTACTGAAATTATTCATTCGAAGAAATAAAGACATGAGAATCCTAGATCGAATTCTTTTTTCTCCTCTTATGAGACATTTCTATTTATTCTTATATCAAAAGATACGTTCGAAGCTTCCTTCGTTTATCAATCAACAGGCGATGCCCGTCTCCGAGCTCTTAAAATAGAAATCGGTTTGACAGATTTCGGGTTACTTAATAATATTTTGACTATGAACTCCGGTAGAAATTCTTCTATTCTGTATTCGAAAATTATGATTCTCTTTAAAACTATCGAGACACGTTTTGTCTCATTAGAAAATTCTAAATCGATCGTTCTTGCCGCAACATTTGCAGTATCGATTCTTTTCGTTCATTGTTCCTCTGGTGACAAAAAGATATCGCCTAACGAATCGGCAAGCGGCGCGGGAAGATCCGCTTATCAGGAGGACGAACCTCAAAACAACGAAGATCAAGAAACGTCAGCCGGGGCGGCCAACCGTTCCGCAAACGTGGATCCGAACGCAAAACAAACCCAGGGTTGTATCGAAGGAAATTGCACTTCCGGAATCGGAACGTATGTCTATGATAACGGCGACGAGTATAGGGGTTCTTTTCAGAACGACCTTCGAAACGGATCCGGCAAAATCAAATATGCGAACGGCGACAAGTTCGACGGGACGTTCAAGGATGATTTGAAAGAAGGAAAAGGAACCTATATCTTTAAGAACGGAGCCCTTTTGGAAGGAACCTTTCAAGCGGGAGCGATGTTGGGACCGGGAAAGGTTCGTTTCCCCGATACGAGCGTCTATGAAGGAGACTTTCAAGACGAAAGAAATTCTGCGGAAGGAACGATGAGCTCTTCCTTTGACGGATCCAAACAAAACTGTAGAATTCAAAACAAGATCGTTCTTTGCGGAGGCGGGCGCGGCGCGGAATCCCCTTACGGAAAAAACTAAGGGTTCTTTATCGATTCAAAACGAATTTGTCTCTTTGATTTGATAGGCTCGGTTCATAAGAATGCCGATTCAAAGAGACGTCTCCTTTTTTTTTTGGATTCTTATCGGCTACTAGTTCCTTTTTTTAAAAGAATCGCGTATTTCAATCTTGAATGTCCCCTTTCCTTCCCGAGCCGATTGTGAAGGAGAAGGAGAAACACTCATAAGAAACTCAGATCCTAGTTTGTTTTATAAAGTCATTCAATCGTCGCTCGAAGAAGAAGTACCCGAACCGATTCTTTTTTGATAGATCCGGATTCTTTCCTCGTCCATCCCGACAAGTGTATGAGAAATTTTTAATTCTTTTCCCATGGCTTCCCCTCCGGTTCTTAATTCCAC
This is a stretch of genomic DNA from Leptospira stimsonii. It encodes these proteins:
- a CDS encoding MORN repeat-containing protein, giving the protein MTDFGLLNNILTMNSGRNSSILYSKIMILFKTIETRFVSLENSKSIVLAATFAVSILFVHCSSGDKKISPNESASGAGRSAYQEDEPQNNEDQETSAGAANRSANVDPNAKQTQGCIEGNCTSGIGTYVYDNGDEYRGSFQNDLRNGSGKIKYANGDKFDGTFKDDLKEGKGTYIFKNGALLEGTFQAGAMLGPGKVRFPDTSVYEGDFQDERNSAEGTMSSSFDGSKQNCRIQNKIVLCGGGRGAESPYGKN
- a CDS encoding fatty acid desaturase produces the protein MKNTLTLAKTEIIPKRKPKKWETLELRERNSKIMRWIRFRDRNLRKKFSILKHQDFLGALITFGSAALMILTAGLYIANVIPAWATIVTNAILASLLHEIEHDTIHNLYFKDNERVQNLIFWTVWIFRGNTISPWYRRMIHTLHHKVSGNKDDIEERLIGNGMKAGLTRFLAMIDGNISAILNFRKLVKDAPKFKRKEIVRESWPWLVVYYTLWYNFLGLNLIFYGKQFFGSSVSLPFPELLESTRSFLNVVAVVYMIPNWIRQSSIQIVSSNMHYYGDVKNINQQTQVLNAWFLAPLHIFCFNFGSTHGIHHFVVNQPFYLRQMVAPFVHPAMKRYGIRFNDFESMLRANRYFPIESQVA
- a CDS encoding DMT family transporter; this encodes MSSESKTKTFLEFQFAMLLISGNILFAKLIDESVWMITFSRTVFASAGLYLFLKWRGKPVFFTVTSENLASLGSGVLLAIHWISFFASARLASPAIAVLTLFTHPVITVFIEPIYFATRPKKTDLFLALLVLLGVGILIPDLKPGNDLFLGILSGLFSAFTFSFRNLITKKFLSHHGSAQVMFIQSLTAAFFLAPVCYWDPIPTNFHSLGLMILLGTFFTAFAHTLYVKSMFQLKLKTAGILSSIQPVYSILLAWVILGDIPGYREITGGVLILVAGTLETIRFKKDVP
- a CDS encoding glycosyl hydrolase family 67 translates to MNLDLALIDSSAPFFVKAPGKSLNWSKAPIGLLEKNQEFRKKTHKKIRENFDSYVKKVSTMGYNAISIDELSFLTDFPFYPENLRSKIQSYQKSYRKLFKTAKKNGMKVFLTSDFLFSNTSIEQETGGSFDKVVSLFYSALEKLFSEFENIDGIILRIGESDGVDVKGDFRSRLFLKTPEDANRLLKEILPLFKKHSKKLIFRTWTIGAYPIGDLIWNKITYEKVFLGVPTDNLIISMKYGEGDFFRYLNLNSLFFQDDRPKLVEFQARREYEGFGEFPSFVGWQYAAYKEELKNAKNLVGFSVWCQTGGWSSFKNITFLKNTSYWNELNTFVCIGLFRKNWSVKKSLRKFYGKKNLTDLIRFLRLSEDVILNLLYDPEFAKQQLYIHRVRIPPLLHITWDRVTISDHFRILYYSFCENRERSVEVGYKAIECLNEMGRIAKRISLPYDFRFQYDTFQLFAFCRELLYLPDPERQHYLLEETIHLANIYAENYPDAYKFRILSRKRIPGFMSKLLLKLFIRRNKDMRILDRILFSPLMRHFYLFLYQKIRSKLPSFINQQAMPVSELLK